The proteins below are encoded in one region of Hordeum vulgare subsp. vulgare chromosome 3H, MorexV3_pseudomolecules_assembly, whole genome shotgun sequence:
- the LOC123440071 gene encoding protein RADIALIS-like 3 — MSSGSTNSSRGGANAVWSVRENKLFEEALASYGEGTPDRWHKVSRAMGGTKTADEVRRHYEILEEDIKLIESGRVPFPKYKYRN, encoded by the coding sequence ATGTCTTCTGGGTCGACGAACTCATCCCGCGGCGGCGCCAATGCGGTGTGGAGCGTCAGGGAGAACAAGCTGTTTGAGGAGGCACTCGCCAGCTATGGCGAGGGCACGCCCGACCGCTGGCACAAGGTGTCGCGCGCCATGGGCGGGACCAAGACGGCCGACGAGGTGCGCCGCCACTACGAGATCCTCGAGGAGGACATCAAGCTTATCGAGTCCGGAAGGGTCCCGTTCCCCAAGTACAAGTACAGGAACTGA